A region of Candidatus Nezhaarchaeota archaeon DNA encodes the following proteins:
- a CDS encoding recombinase family protein, with the protein MEMSALAAAYVRVSTQAQEAEAQRRALEEFAKSRGFALAWFVDEAVSGSVKAMERPGFASMARFLEANPGVKDVVVFDLSRLGRDYDDLKEVLRYLSSRGCRLWVAAMPSWNELMEGLRASGDNPLLSLLYKLLADILVSVMSFASAQERVLTSMRTRAGLEKARAGGKRLGRPPYPFPEDYVKQLLKKGLPLTKVWRLLVAEGKICREADGERDCMRYETFRRKVRELRVR; encoded by the coding sequence ATGGAGATGAGCGCGCTGGCCGCTGCCTACGTCAGGGTGTCTACCCAGGCCCAGGAGGCCGAGGCCCAGAGGAGGGCCCTGGAGGAGTTCGCTAAGTCTAGGGGGTTCGCGCTGGCCTGGTTCGTCGACGAGGCGGTGTCCGGCTCAGTCAAGGCGATGGAGAGGCCCGGGTTCGCGTCTATGGCCAGGTTCCTGGAGGCGAACCCGGGCGTCAAGGACGTCGTCGTCTTCGACCTGAGCAGGCTCGGGAGGGACTACGACGACCTGAAGGAGGTCCTCCGCTACCTCAGCTCCAGGGGGTGCAGGCTCTGGGTGGCCGCGATGCCGAGCTGGAACGAGCTAATGGAGGGCCTCAGGGCCTCGGGCGACAACCCGCTGCTCTCGCTGCTCTACAAACTGCTCGCCGACATACTGGTCAGCGTCATGAGCTTCGCCTCCGCCCAGGAGCGCGTCCTAACGTCGATGAGGACTAGGGCGGGCCTAGAGAAGGCTAGGGCGGGCGGGAAGAGGCTGGGCCGCCCCCCCTACCCGTTCCCAGAGGACTACGTGAAGCAGCTCCTCAAGAAGGGCCTCCCGCTAACCAAGGTGTGGAGGCTCCTCGTGGCCGAGGGGAAGATATGCCGGGAGGCCGATGGGGAGAGGGACTGCATGAGGTACGAGACGTTCAGGAGGAAGGTGAGGGAGCTGCGCGTCCGTTGA
- a CDS encoding AMP-binding protein — protein sequence MSSVSIYNTFNEAVERAPDKTALIYLGKRFSYLQLKDLVEKLTYSLNELGVKRAVIYLPHCPQWVIAWLALMRIGAVAIPITPIYTARDVKYIVNDSSADAIFCTDINFRYVAQVLPETALKVVVVTSVVELLPWWKRYIGKALGRVPGGKTPRGKGIFTFKSLLSRGKGSLPFYVSAGGRDVAEILYTGGTTGLPKGVPISHVLFLQSIGEQRKVSEPLIPVGKDVVLLGAALYHILGQAIGIGALLHGDTVILLPRLNLDAVFDHIQRYKATTLVGVPALYRMILEHDRVDYYDLSSLKYCFCAGDVLPLEVADRWLKKFGIPIYQGYGATETYGGVALTPTDESRIPNGAVGKIVSFQEVMVVDPDTLEPVPPGETGELLVSSENMVTGYWNKPEETAVCFVNINGKLWYRTKDLVRIDKDGWLYFIDRSADMIKHKGYRVAPAKIEAVLQEHPAVVAAAVVGVPDPMVGERIKAFVVLKEDVRGVSAYELLSWCRERLAPYELPHYIEFRDMLPKSKVGKILRRELRDEERRRLEKAKVM from the coding sequence TTGTCCTCTGTCTCCATCTATAACACGTTCAATGAAGCTGTGGAGAGGGCTCCAGATAAGACAGCTCTCATTTACTTAGGGAAGAGGTTCTCTTATCTTCAGCTCAAGGATCTGGTTGAAAAACTTACCTACAGCCTAAATGAATTGGGCGTAAAGAGAGCAGTCATATACCTACCTCACTGCCCGCAGTGGGTCATTGCTTGGTTAGCCCTAATGAGGATTGGCGCCGTAGCCATACCCATAACCCCCATATATACTGCTCGCGACGTAAAGTACATCGTTAACGATAGCAGTGCTGACGCAATATTTTGCACTGATATAAACTTCAGGTATGTGGCTCAAGTTCTCCCAGAAACTGCCCTGAAAGTGGTGGTTGTAACCAGCGTAGTTGAGCTCTTGCCTTGGTGGAAGAGGTACATTGGCAAGGCCCTAGGCAGAGTTCCGGGGGGTAAAACTCCACGAGGAAAAGGGATTTTCACTTTCAAGAGTCTGCTCAGTCGAGGTAAGGGCTCCCTTCCATTCTATGTAAGTGCGGGGGGCAGAGACGTTGCCGAGATACTCTATACGGGGGGCACTACAGGCCTCCCCAAAGGAGTACCCATATCTCACGTCCTCTTTCTTCAAAGCATTGGTGAGCAAAGGAAGGTAAGCGAGCCTCTAATCCCTGTAGGTAAGGATGTCGTGCTACTGGGAGCAGCCCTCTATCATATTCTAGGTCAAGCTATCGGGATAGGAGCCCTTCTCCACGGAGACACTGTAATACTGCTCCCTAGGCTTAACTTGGATGCAGTATTTGACCATATTCAAAGGTACAAAGCAACTACTCTTGTAGGTGTTCCAGCGCTTTATAGGATGATTTTAGAGCACGACAGGGTAGACTACTATGATTTGAGCTCCCTCAAGTACTGCTTCTGTGCTGGGGACGTACTACCTTTAGAAGTAGCTGATAGATGGTTAAAGAAGTTCGGTATCCCCATATATCAGGGATACGGGGCTACTGAAACATACGGTGGCGTCGCCTTAACTCCCACGGATGAGTCACGCATTCCGAATGGAGCCGTGGGCAAGATAGTGTCTTTCCAAGAAGTGATGGTTGTGGATCCCGATACATTAGAGCCTGTTCCACCTGGTGAGACCGGGGAGCTACTGGTATCTTCGGAGAACATGGTGACTGGTTATTGGAATAAACCAGAGGAGACTGCCGTGTGCTTTGTTAACATCAACGGCAAGTTGTGGTATAGGACCAAAGACCTTGTTCGAATAGACAAAGATGGCTGGCTCTACTTCATAGATAGATCCGCAGACATGATAAAGCATAAAGGCTACAGAGTGGCCCCGGCAAAGATAGAGGCGGTATTACAAGAGCACCCTGCCGTAGTAGCTGCCGCCGTTGTAGGGGTCCCTGACCCGATGGTTGGTGAGAGAATTAAGGCCTTCGTAGTGCTCAAGGAGGACGTCAGGGGAGTTAGCGCTTACGAACTCTTAAGCTGGTGTCGTGAGAGACTTGCCCCCTACGAACTCCCCCACTACATAGAGTTTCGAGATATGTTACCGAAATCTAAGGTGGGCAAGATCCTTAGACGCGAGCTAAGAGATGAAGAACGAAGAAGACTAGAGAAAGCGAAAGTAATGTAG
- a CDS encoding ABC transporter ATP-binding protein has protein sequence MLEVRDLTVFYENALAVNNLSLDVQKGEIVGIFGSNSAGKTTIVNAISGLLLDMKIKEARRGGERITILGRIKFEGEDILHVDPSLRAKKGIILCRERRPIFRESSVLENLKIAGYLRKRQEIEEGVRFALEVFPPLKELLSRRAGLLSGGEQQMLAIAMALIARPKLLIMDEPLLGLSPLMQVQLIQAIKRINQAGITILVTEQYARPLLPIVDRGYVVENGTLILAGTGHELMNSPEVRAAYLGV, from the coding sequence ATGTTGGAGGTCAGGGACCTTACGGTATTTTATGAGAATGCCTTAGCCGTTAACAATTTAAGCTTAGACGTTCAAAAGGGGGAGATCGTAGGTATTTTTGGCTCAAATAGCGCCGGGAAAACTACGATCGTAAATGCCATCTCGGGTTTGTTGCTCGATATGAAGATAAAGGAGGCAAGAAGGGGGGGTGAGCGCATCACCATTCTTGGCCGGATAAAGTTCGAAGGTGAGGACATTCTTCACGTCGATCCTAGTCTTAGAGCTAAGAAGGGCATTATCCTATGCCGAGAGAGACGCCCAATTTTCCGCGAGAGCAGCGTGCTAGAGAACTTGAAGATAGCTGGATACCTACGTAAACGCCAGGAGATTGAGGAAGGCGTAAGGTTCGCTCTAGAAGTTTTTCCACCTCTGAAGGAATTACTTAGCAGAAGGGCCGGTCTGCTGAGTGGTGGCGAACAGCAGATGCTGGCCATCGCTATGGCCTTAATTGCACGTCCTAAGCTATTGATCATGGATGAGCCCCTCCTCGGACTGAGCCCACTTATGCAGGTGCAATTAATTCAAGCAATAAAGCGCATAAACCAAGCTGGAATAACTATTTTGGTAACAGAACAATACGCTAGGCCACTACTACCTATTGTAGATCGTGGCTATGTGGTCGAGAATGGCACACTTATACTTGCTGGGACGGGACATGAGTTAATGAATAGTCCTGAGGTAAGGGCTGCTTACTTAGGTGTATAG